One segment of Bradyrhizobium sp. CB2312 DNA contains the following:
- a CDS encoding PAS domain S-box protein, which translates to MRSPISSLERSAPQLTFGSIALAVVTLACLYLHAHFAATAFAYLLVVLLFSLMGSFIASSALCIIAIAALAYYFAPPAFSLRIDDPQDLPVVVAFFIASIVGAHLIGKLRQEREAARVVAAKLQRSAADLEDREKRWRAIFEHNPAMYFMVDEAGTILNVNSLGATQLGYARAELVGRSVLDVFLEEDRAFVRECVRTCLEDVGQTRTWDVRKVRKDGSVLWVRENAKAMLWGDEQPIVLIACEDITERRRTELALQRSEAHLAQAQELSHTGSFSWNPTTGEAFWSKETFRIFQLDPDTVPPGPQLVVERTHPDDRASVKELIDRAMRDPSDFEHEYRLLLPDGSVKHIHAQARATRTASGDIEFVGAATDITAARRAEQQLRRSEAYLAEAQHLSHTGSWSWDVYRLDFIYRSAEVDRLFGFSPQEPVSIETIRSRIHPDDLPRLQEVQRQAIEHKERRFEYDFRILLPDGGIRRIHSVAHVVVGSDGNVSELIGTHMDVTEQHAARERLENTLAALRESEQRFRDYAETASDWLWETGPDHQVTRLSEHTSAAGILATGLIGLLRWDIACDLEEEPEKWRQHRATLEAHLPFRDLVYRTVNRTGSPIYVRTSGKPFFDGKGNFLGYRGVSTDITATIRADQAEQELRRAQSELAHVTRVTTLGELTTSIAHEINQPLAAIISNADACLGWMGREAPNLSAARSSVEWIIEDAIRASEVIRRIRALAKKGEIEMVPLDINEVVKDVIALVTRELVSHRVTLRTELTAGLPRILGDRIQLQQVIINLVMNGIEAMDAVTERTRELLVQSSKDDVGHVHLAVTDCGVGIAENDADRVLDPFFTTKSTGLGMGLSICRSIVEAHGGRLSMVHKNGPGATFQFALPLYKEAVS; encoded by the coding sequence ATGCGTAGCCCGATCAGCAGTTTAGAACGTTCAGCCCCTCAGCTTACGTTCGGCAGCATAGCGCTGGCCGTGGTAACTCTGGCTTGCTTGTACCTTCACGCCCATTTCGCCGCGACGGCGTTCGCCTATTTGTTAGTGGTATTGCTGTTTTCGTTGATGGGAAGCTTCATTGCGTCGTCCGCGCTTTGCATCATAGCCATCGCTGCTCTCGCTTACTACTTTGCGCCGCCGGCGTTCAGCCTGCGTATCGATGACCCCCAAGATCTGCCGGTGGTTGTTGCATTCTTTATCGCCTCGATTGTGGGAGCGCACCTGATCGGAAAGCTCCGCCAGGAAAGAGAGGCTGCGCGTGTCGTTGCGGCCAAGCTTCAGCGGAGTGCGGCCGATTTGGAGGATCGCGAAAAGCGGTGGCGCGCCATCTTCGAGCACAATCCCGCCATGTACTTCATGGTCGATGAAGCCGGCACTATCCTCAACGTCAATTCACTCGGCGCGACACAACTCGGCTATGCTCGTGCTGAACTGGTCGGCCGATCAGTGCTGGACGTATTTCTCGAGGAGGATCGCGCTTTCGTTCGCGAATGCGTTCGGACGTGCCTTGAGGATGTCGGACAAACGCGCACTTGGGACGTCCGGAAAGTCAGGAAGGACGGCTCGGTATTGTGGGTACGTGAAAACGCCAAAGCCATGCTCTGGGGCGATGAGCAGCCCATTGTCCTTATCGCCTGCGAAGATATCACGGAGCGAAGGCGGACAGAACTTGCCCTGCAGCGGAGCGAAGCACATTTAGCCCAGGCGCAGGAATTGAGTCACACAGGCAGCTTCAGCTGGAACCCCACTACGGGCGAGGCCTTCTGGTCAAAGGAAACATTTCGCATTTTCCAATTAGATCCTGACACAGTGCCGCCGGGGCCGCAGCTCGTCGTTGAGCGCACTCATCCAGATGATAGGGCTTCAGTTAAAGAACTTATCGATCGCGCGATGCGAGACCCGAGCGATTTCGAGCACGAATACCGGCTCCTGCTACCGGACGGCTCGGTAAAGCACATCCATGCGCAGGCGCGAGCGACGAGAACAGCCTCTGGTGACATCGAGTTTGTTGGGGCAGCTACGGATATCACGGCGGCGAGGCGAGCAGAACAGCAGCTGCGCCGCAGCGAGGCCTATCTGGCCGAGGCTCAGCATCTCAGTCACACTGGCAGCTGGTCCTGGGACGTCTACCGTCTAGATTTCATATATCGGTCCGCCGAGGTCGATCGTCTGTTCGGCTTTAGCCCACAAGAGCCGGTATCGATCGAGACCATTCGATCGCGCATCCATCCGGACGACTTGCCGCGGCTACAGGAGGTGCAGCGCCAGGCGATTGAACACAAGGAGCGGCGGTTCGAATATGATTTTCGTATCCTTCTACCGGATGGCGGGATAAGACGCATACACTCCGTTGCGCACGTGGTGGTTGGCAGCGATGGCAACGTCAGCGAGCTGATCGGAACACATATGGATGTGACCGAGCAACACGCAGCTAGAGAACGCCTGGAAAACACACTTGCCGCGCTGCGCGAAAGTGAACAGCGCTTTCGCGACTACGCCGAAACAGCTTCCGACTGGCTCTGGGAGACCGGGCCGGATCATCAGGTCACTCGCTTATCCGAGCACACCAGCGCTGCGGGAATTTTGGCGACAGGATTGATCGGCCTGCTTCGCTGGGACATTGCGTGCGACCTCGAAGAGGAACCCGAGAAGTGGCGGCAGCATCGGGCGACATTGGAGGCCCATCTTCCGTTTCGGGATCTCGTCTACCGCACCGTGAATCGGACAGGTTCTCCGATCTACGTCCGCACGAGTGGCAAGCCTTTTTTCGATGGAAAGGGCAATTTTCTCGGCTACCGTGGCGTCAGCACTGACATCACCGCCACCATTCGCGCCGATCAAGCCGAACAAGAACTACGAAGGGCACAGTCGGAGCTTGCGCATGTGACGCGTGTAACGACATTAGGAGAGCTGACAACCTCCATCGCCCACGAAATAAACCAGCCACTCGCCGCCATTATCAGCAATGCCGATGCGTGCCTCGGTTGGATGGGCCGGGAAGCGCCTAATCTTTCCGCCGCCCGCTCTTCGGTGGAGTGGATCATCGAAGACGCAATCCGGGCAAGCGAGGTGATCCGTCGTATTCGCGCGCTCGCAAAGAAGGGCGAGATTGAGATGGTGCCGCTCGATATCAATGAGGTCGTTAAGGACGTCATTGCGCTGGTAACACGAGAGCTGGTGAGCCACCGAGTGACGTTACGAACCGAGTTGACGGCAGGGCTGCCTAGGATCCTCGGCGATCGGATTCAGCTACAACAGGTGATCATCAATCTCGTGATGAACGGAATCGAAGCCATGGATGCAGTTACAGAGAGGACACGCGAACTGCTGGTTCAATCATCGAAGGACGATGTGGGGCACGTCCACCTTGCCGTGACCGATTGTGGCGTCGGCATCGCCGAGAACGACGCGGACCGCGTCTTGGATCCCTTCTTCACCACCAAATCGACTGGCCTTGGAATGGGTCTTTCAATCTGCCGGTCGATTGTGGAAGCTCATGGAGGACGACTGTCGATGGTCCACAAAAATGGACCGGGTGCGACGTTCCAGTTCGCCTTACCGCTGTATAAGGAGGCCGTCTCGTGA
- a CDS encoding response regulator transcription factor, giving the protein MTARFGAPDEGSNAEASTKATVFVVEDDISMRRSLTNLFQSVGLGVIAFGSAREMLQSPIPDIISCLVLDVRLPGLSGLDFQTELARLNIHIPIIFITGHGDIPMTVRAMKEGAVDFLSKPFRDQELLDAVVAATERDRKRREAQQTVANLQSLFETLSPREQAVMKLVAAGLMNKQVAAELGLAEITVKIYRGHVMKKMRARSLADLIRMTETLGVRTNRPEQTQV; this is encoded by the coding sequence GTGACTGCACGATTTGGCGCGCCAGATGAAGGCAGCAATGCCGAGGCCTCGACAAAGGCGACCGTCTTCGTCGTCGAGGATGACATCTCCATGCGTCGCTCGCTTACGAACCTTTTTCAATCGGTAGGGTTAGGCGTCATTGCATTCGGATCGGCGCGCGAAATGCTGCAGAGCCCAATCCCGGACATTATTAGCTGCCTAGTTCTTGATGTCCGGCTGCCAGGCTTGAGCGGCCTTGACTTCCAGACCGAGCTCGCGAGGTTGAACATACATATTCCGATCATTTTCATTACCGGCCATGGCGACATTCCAATGACTGTCAGGGCCATGAAGGAAGGAGCGGTCGATTTTCTCAGCAAACCGTTTCGCGATCAGGAACTGCTTGATGCCGTGGTTGCGGCGACCGAACGCGATCGCAAAAGGCGGGAGGCTCAGCAGACGGTCGCGAACCTGCAGTCTTTATTTGAGACCTTAAGCCCGCGCGAGCAGGCGGTGATGAAACTGGTCGCTGCCGGCCTGATGAACAAGCAGGTCGCCGCCGAGCTTGGGCTCGCCGAGATTACGGTCAAGATCTACCGGGGACACGTAATGAAAAAGATGCGTGCACGCTCGCTGGCCGACTTGATCAGAATGACTGAGACGCTGGGAGTTCGCACTAATCGTCCTGAACAAACGCAAGTATGA
- a CDS encoding response regulator yields the protein MSTPLISVVDDDASVRAATENLLKSRGYIAQIFASAEELLRSPQLGETSCVITDMQMSPMSGLELMAEMRTRGYDAPFIFITAFPNDRVRASALGAGAIGFLAKPFAGQTLIECLDTALNGRGGI from the coding sequence TTGTCCACGCCTTTGATTTCCGTCGTTGACGACGACGCCTCAGTCCGTGCGGCGACAGAGAATCTTTTGAAATCGCGTGGCTACATCGCCCAAATATTTGCGTCGGCCGAGGAACTCCTGAGGTCCCCGCAATTGGGCGAGACATCCTGTGTCATTACCGATATGCAGATGTCGCCTATGAGCGGCCTGGAGCTGATGGCAGAGATGCGGACACGGGGTTACGACGCACCATTCATTTTCATTACCGCTTTCCCCAACGACCGCGTGCGCGCGTCAGCGCTGGGTGCCGGAGCGATTGGCTTCCTCGCCAAACCCTTTGCCGGACAAACGTTAATCGAGTGCCTCGACACCGCGCTGAACGGCCGAGGCGGCATCTGA
- a CDS encoding beta-L-arabinofuranosidase domain-containing protein, with amino-acid sequence MNERNVGEVDLHNLQVSDPLIGQCQQLVREAAIPYQWEVLNDRNPEVIPSHAVENFRLAAGRASGEFHGTIFQDSDVAKWLEAAAWSLCQAPNPELEKAVDELVELIAAAQSGDGYLNTYFILNAPQERWTNLTECHELYCAGHLIEAGVAFFQGTGKRRLLEVVCRLADHLCTVFGPECDQLHGYDGHPEIELALVRLYEATKEQRYLTLANYFVEQRGTEPHFYDIEYEKRQQSCVPKSDAAPWMVKNKAYSQAHLPLSEQRTATGHAVRFVYLMTAVAHLARLRQNEQQRQTCLRLWQNMVQRQIYITGAIGSQGAGEAFSSDYDLPNDTAYAESCASIGLMMFARRMVEMELDGRYADVMERALYNTVLGSIAFDGRHYFYVNPLEVHPKTLRSNGIYNHVSPVRRRWFGCACCPPNIARLFTSIGHYIYTPSTDALYVNLYVGNRVAISVDGHALRLLISGSYPWRDQVEIAVESAPPIAHTLALRLPEWCSAPQASVNGEPVNCEPRKGYLHIRRTWRQGDRVKLSLPMQVRRVYGHPQLRNLAGKVAIQRGPLIYCLEEADNGTELHNLWLNADSRFSLIEGTGLFSGKILLQADGTRLQHTHYEEAALYHYDKVPGQLEPQQLTFIPLFSWANRGEGEMRIWVNER; translated from the coding sequence ATGAATGAACGAAATGTGGGCGAAGTCGATCTTCACAACCTACAGGTCTCGGATCCACTGATTGGGCAATGCCAGCAGCTGGTCAGGGAAGCGGCAATTCCCTACCAATGGGAGGTGCTAAACGATCGCAATCCCGAGGTGATACCGAGTCACGCGGTAGAGAACTTCCGCCTTGCTGCCGGGCGTGCGAGCGGCGAGTTTCATGGCACGATTTTTCAGGACAGTGACGTCGCGAAATGGCTTGAGGCGGCTGCATGGTCGCTATGCCAGGCACCAAATCCAGAGCTGGAGAAAGCCGTCGACGAGCTGGTTGAATTGATTGCGGCTGCCCAAAGCGGCGACGGTTACCTCAACACTTATTTCATACTGAACGCGCCTCAGGAGCGCTGGACCAACTTAACGGAGTGCCATGAGCTTTATTGTGCTGGCCACTTAATTGAAGCGGGTGTCGCATTCTTTCAGGGGACTGGCAAACGGCGGTTGCTGGAGGTCGTTTGCAGGCTTGCTGACCACCTCTGCACAGTTTTCGGCCCAGAGTGCGATCAGTTGCACGGCTATGATGGCCATCCGGAAATCGAACTTGCGTTGGTACGCCTCTACGAAGCGACAAAAGAGCAGCGATATCTCACGCTGGCTAATTATTTCGTAGAGCAACGCGGCACGGAGCCACACTTCTACGACATTGAGTACGAGAAGCGCCAGCAATCCTGCGTGCCCAAATCCGATGCCGCGCCTTGGATGGTAAAAAACAAAGCGTATAGCCAAGCGCACTTGCCGCTTTCGGAGCAGCGAACCGCAACCGGTCATGCGGTTCGTTTTGTATACCTCATGACGGCAGTAGCTCATCTCGCGCGTCTGCGCCAGAACGAGCAGCAGCGCCAAACTTGCCTGCGGCTATGGCAAAACATGGTTCAGCGCCAGATCTATATTACCGGCGCCATCGGCTCGCAAGGCGCCGGCGAAGCGTTCAGCAGCGATTACGATTTGCCAAATGATACGGCGTACGCGGAAAGTTGCGCGTCGATTGGCCTGATGATGTTCGCGCGCCGCATGGTGGAGATGGAACTGGACGGCCGCTATGCCGACGTGATGGAGCGCGCGCTCTACAATACCGTTCTCGGCAGCATCGCGTTCGACGGGCGTCACTATTTCTATGTTAACCCGCTCGAAGTGCATCCCAAAACGCTGAGGTCTAATGGCATCTACAATCACGTCTCGCCGGTTCGACGACGCTGGTTTGGCTGCGCGTGCTGCCCACCGAACATCGCACGCCTTTTCACATCGATTGGTCACTACATCTACACGCCCAGCACCGACGCGCTCTATGTAAATCTCTACGTTGGTAATAGGGTGGCAATATCCGTCGACGGACATGCGCTGCGGTTGCTCATAAGCGGCAGCTATCCCTGGAGAGACCAGGTGGAAATCGCCGTCGAATCTGCGCCGCCAATTGCCCACACGCTCGCCCTGCGCCTGCCGGAATGGTGCAGCGCGCCGCAGGCGAGCGTGAACGGCGAGCCCGTGAATTGCGAGCCGCGCAAGGGCTATTTGCACATTCGCCGAACGTGGCGGCAGGGAGATCGCGTCAAACTATCGCTGCCAATGCAAGTGCGTCGCGTATACGGCCATCCACAACTTCGCAATTTGGCCGGCAAGGTGGCCATCCAGCGTGGGCCCTTAATTTATTGTCTGGAGGAGGCCGACAACGGGACCGAGTTACACAACCTTTGGCTTAATGCAGACAGTCGGTTTTCACTTATCGAAGGAACTGGTCTCTTTAGTGGCAAGATCTTGCTGCAGGCCGACGGGACGCGGTTGCAACACACGCATTATGAAGAAGCGGCGCTTTATCACTACGACAAAGTGCCTGGACAGCTAGAACCGCAGCAGCTGACATTCATTCCGTTGTTCAGCTGGGCTAACCGCGGCGAAGGCGAAATGCGGATTTGGGTAAATGAGCGTTGA
- the glmS gene encoding glutamine--fructose-6-phosphate transaminase (isomerizing) yields MCGIVGILGRGPVVGQLLASLKRLEYRGYDSAGLATLEGLNIERRRAEGKLRNLEERLRYYPPSGHTGIGHTRWATHGKPTESNAHPHATENVAVVHNGIIENFRELRAELERNGAHFNSETDTEVVAHLVESYLMKSYSPQDAVQASLPRLRGAFALAFLFKAHDDLLICARRGSPLAIGHGNGEMYLGSDAIALAPLTDTITYLEDGDWAVLTRTMYVIYSVDGSVVERETSKSGVSSLLVDKANYRHFMAKEIHEQPTVAGKTLAHYLDTAAERVALPLTLPFDFKSIQRISITACGTASYAGHIAKYWFERLARLPVEIDVASEFRYREAPLRRGDLAIVISQSGETADTLAALRYAKDQGVHTISVVNVPTSTIARESESVLPTLAGPEIGVASTKAFICQLMVLAALAVAAGKERDKLSEIEETKLVRALIEVPRLIATALLIEPQIEKLARYIADTRDVLYLGRGTSAPLALEGALKLKEIAYIHSEGYAAGELKHGPIALIDEAVPVVVIAPYDEVFEKTVSNMQEVAARGGKIILMTDSKGALEATVDTLMTIVLPEMVASFTPMVYAIPVQLLAYHTALVRGADVDQPRNLAKSVTVE; encoded by the coding sequence ATGTGTGGAATTGTTGGTATTTTGGGGCGTGGTCCGGTCGTTGGGCAGTTGCTGGCCTCGCTCAAGAGATTGGAATATCGGGGCTACGACTCCGCAGGCCTCGCGACTCTCGAAGGTCTCAATATCGAGCGCCGCCGCGCTGAAGGTAAGCTGAGAAACCTTGAGGAGCGGCTGCGCTATTATCCGCCGTCGGGTCACACGGGAATCGGTCATACCCGCTGGGCGACCCATGGAAAGCCGACCGAGAGCAATGCTCACCCGCATGCGACGGAAAATGTCGCGGTCGTTCATAACGGGATCATTGAGAATTTCCGCGAGTTGCGAGCCGAACTGGAGCGGAATGGGGCCCATTTTAACTCAGAGACAGACACAGAGGTGGTGGCGCATCTCGTCGAATCTTATCTCATGAAGAGTTACTCGCCGCAGGATGCGGTACAAGCGTCGCTGCCCCGGCTGCGCGGTGCCTTCGCGCTGGCGTTCCTGTTCAAGGCCCACGACGATCTTTTGATCTGCGCGCGTAGGGGGTCGCCCCTTGCGATCGGGCATGGTAACGGCGAAATGTATCTAGGATCGGATGCGATCGCGCTCGCGCCTTTGACCGACACCATCACCTATCTTGAAGACGGCGACTGGGCCGTGCTTACGCGCACGATGTACGTGATCTATAGCGTAGACGGATCTGTCGTCGAGCGGGAAACATCAAAGTCTGGCGTATCGTCCCTCCTTGTGGACAAAGCGAATTATCGCCACTTTATGGCCAAGGAAATTCACGAACAGCCGACAGTGGCCGGCAAGACATTGGCGCATTATCTCGACACGGCGGCCGAGCGCGTCGCCCTGCCGCTCACATTGCCATTCGACTTTAAATCCATTCAGCGCATCTCAATTACGGCGTGCGGCACTGCAAGCTATGCCGGGCACATCGCCAAATACTGGTTCGAGCGGCTGGCGCGCTTGCCTGTCGAGATCGATGTAGCGTCCGAGTTCCGCTACAGGGAGGCGCCATTGCGCCGGGGCGATCTCGCGATCGTCATCTCGCAGTCGGGCGAAACCGCTGACACGTTAGCTGCGTTGCGATACGCCAAGGACCAGGGCGTGCACACGATATCTGTGGTCAATGTCCCGACGTCGACGATTGCGCGGGAGAGCGAATCCGTTCTGCCGACGCTGGCGGGGCCAGAAATCGGCGTCGCCTCCACCAAGGCATTCATCTGCCAGCTGATGGTATTGGCCGCGCTTGCCGTCGCAGCAGGCAAAGAGCGCGATAAACTGTCTGAGATCGAGGAAACGAAGCTTGTGCGTGCGCTTATCGAAGTGCCGCGGTTGATTGCTACGGCACTGTTGATTGAGCCGCAGATCGAGAAGCTCGCGCGTTATATCGCCGACACAAGGGACGTGCTCTATCTAGGTCGTGGCACATCGGCCCCCCTGGCACTGGAGGGCGCACTCAAGCTGAAGGAAATTGCCTATATCCACTCAGAAGGTTATGCCGCCGGCGAGCTCAAGCACGGACCGATCGCGCTGATAGATGAGGCAGTGCCTGTGGTGGTGATCGCGCCTTATGACGAGGTCTTCGAAAAGACCGTCTCGAATATGCAAGAAGTTGCGGCTCGGGGCGGCAAGATCATCCTGATGACCGATTCGAAGGGTGCTTTGGAAGCAACGGTGGACACACTCATGACCATTGTGCTGCCGGAGATGGTCGCAAGCTTTACGCCAATGGTCTATGCCATTCCGGTTCAGCTCTTGGCTTACCATACCGCGCTCGTAAGGGGCGCGGACGTGGACCAGCCGCGTAATCTAGCAAAATCGGTGACTGTGGAATGA